The genomic window ACCTGATCAAGGCCTAACAGATTAGGTGCAATGTATAAGACTATGGGGTCAAAGTATATTGCTTACCGACTGTGAAAAATGGCACTCCAGAACCAGAAGTTCATAGCCAAGATGGCGTAGATATGCCACAAGCAAGTATATTCATAATAAGTCTTTTTATCAGGCCTCAAAGGCAACTTATAGTTAATAAGGATAAAAAAGGAGAGCCAACCATGAAACTGTACAGCAAGACTTAGTGCAGAGAAAGCTACAGCAACTggttcctaaaaaaaaaaacaccatgaACACAAAACAATCACTAACAAGAACAAGAATCTAACAAAAATGACACCAAGGTGATGATATGGTACGAACCTGTATCCCATAAACACGTTGAAAAGGCCATTTTCCATGATATTTGATGGGTTTATTCCCCAGTTTTTCCCTCTGTTCTTCTCTAGTAATCATACAATGGTACTGACAATCAGTACGACAATCCCATTGCTTCCATTTTTGATATAGGGGTTCTTGTAAATACCATGGACCATCAATGGGTTTCCCATCGGATGAGAATTTACAGTGTTGAAAACACTTTTCCCCTACGCATCCACTCTTCTCACACTCTTCCAAACAAGCCCTAAACACCcaaattaataaacaagttaaattgccgggaaaattaaaaaaagatacgGTCTTTAAATTAACTCTATAAAAGAAATATTCTAAATATAGCAAATTTCaaaaccataaaaactttaaaaaacggAAATTAAAATGGGTTTTCTTTTATAAGAATATATTCTTCTTTCAAGTGTTTATTACTAGTAAAATCCAACCCCATTTAGAATTGAATTTAAACAACCTAAAAATGTAGATTTTGCATCATAAAATTATCCAAATTTTCCTTCAAAAAAcgattatcttttttttttcctatcaaacataaaagaattaaatttatattactgAAGCTGCGATTCAAAATCGAGTCAGAAACTTACTTGTAAATTGGATCAGCATCACCTTCGCTGGCGTTAAGTGACGATACGAGAAAGGAAAGTACAAAAATGAGCAGAATTAAACGGCAAGGAGCCATTTGATTCATAGGCCAAAAGAAAAGTAAACagagaaaagagagagaaaaaaaaagaatgattcGACTTTTTTTTTCTACAGAATAAGCGATTGTTGATTGAGGTTCCAGAGATGACGTGGTGGATTCCGTCCCATAGAATCGAAAAGATAATATAAAtatagaaagagagagagagagagagagagagagagagagagagagagagagagagagagttcgTTTTGACGAACCGAGTTGAACCGGTACAACGAACTCAGTAGAGAAAGAGGTGAGTCAGAGAATCAACGAGTTATggattgcttttttttttttggttatggAGAATCGTGACCGTGAACGTGAAGGGtgggtttgttttttttttttttttcagagaCCAGAATCTCGTGATGAGATGACCTCAGTAGGCTATCCGTCGGATGACACGTGGatgtaaatgatttttttggGCAAAAATGACATACGATGTCATAGATAATGACGCCTATGCCCTTTTGACAAAtctttaaacggcgccgtttctttGCTGTCTTTCAAAGTAGCTGTTTGGTTACAACTTCGACGTGTGTCATAAATGAAAGTTCAAGAAAAGGGTTATTCTaccatttggtacctaaatttagttttaatatttaatttggtatttgagtttttttttcaatttggtgtTGGCTTCAACATTCAAATTGAtacctgaatttttttttatcctGATTTGGTACTTCAATGTTCAAATTggcatttaattttttatcccaATTAAGCCCTCAAGTTTGActttaatgttaaatttgatatctaaatttttttatcttaattaagtaccaataatttttttactagagCACACATGTTAAACAGTAGAGTAAATTAAAGTTTACGTTTTAGTTACTCAACTTtaaaaacttacaaaataatttttaagctacttgaaagctttcatttaagtaattagactgttaatttttattttttttaaaaagagttcGACTAGCATGCTCCAAGTGACGATTTGATAATCGTTATGACGGATCAATACCCATCTACTAATAAAAGAGCATATTTTAGATCCAAGTCGATATGATGGTTAGTGCCAAAGATCAATCAATAAAGatgtttatattttgattcataaaTTCACAGCGTTCAaagctatttcatgaaaaaaaaaaccttatctgtgaaaaaaaaaggaaaatgagagTTTTCAATTAGTGGAGATAGCGCGAATAGAGAAGGTCATATAACTCCAATTTTAACCGTCTagtaatttaaatgaaaacttttaaataatttaatgaacattttatatctttttgaagttgagtgataaaaaaataaggttactaataatttagtaatcTTATGTGTAATTTATCCTTAAAAAACTCACCCTATTTTCTTCAGTGCCGGCGCCGGCGCCAGTGCCTCCGCCTCTGTAACAGTGCCTCTCCTTAGCAGCGGCAAGTGAGCCCACTCGCTCAAAAATCTCTCTCAAAACGAAAACAATGGGACATACTTTACGTAAGCTACTGCACCCGTGGACGTTTTCTAGCGCAGCAAAAAGCTGCAAATGGGTCCATCCACTCTCTTatactcctttttattttttcgatCAGATACTTTCTCTTTGCCATCTTTGTTTAATCGGCATAAGAATACAAGGGCGGATTTTGCCATTGAATTTTTGggttcaattaaaattttttaaatttaaagagattattgagaagttttaaaatttttagtaggtctaattaaatttttaaaaaaaattagaagtttAATgagaatttataaaaattttgagggATCAAAACTGAATAATCCCAACAAAGATTAATTGTACtcacaaaatataatatttaatatttagctATGTTTGCTgtccaaaaattgtaaaaatagctTCATTGATAAACATAgtataatttttaataagttttgtgagGATAAAGTTACAAATGTTATGCTTTTgcaaaaagaaacaaatatttCCACTCACTTGGATAATGTTATAAACTCTTCACCCAAAAAGGTGTGTATATTTTAgtttagtctctttaaaaataataaatttataagtttatggtaaaattatattttactcctttaaatataaaaaaattttatttaatcggttaaaaataatgaaattatactATACTGCATTTTAGCTCCcctaaaaatgaaaaagttatatttaatcccttcaaaataatgaaattataaattaatacataataaaattacatttgaatctcttaaaaaaaattataattcaattccacCTTAAAAGCCCTAAATGTATCAATAACTATGCATAACCAATAGGTTACATAAACATGCATGGTGCtggtacatatatgtatatgatatacATGTGTCATGTATGGATGTATCTAAAGCATAACCAAGTATGACTAAGAATTGTTATGCCAGGGCCCTATATGAAACTCCATTAACATTCAGCAACTACAAACATATGGTTTTTCAAGAAGATTTGGACAAGGTGATAACAGCATTCAACTTGGCAAGGCATTCAGTAGGTAAACTAAGGAAAGTATTCATGAAGACATCATCAATAGGTTCAACAAATGCTACCCCAACCAATTTGCAATTCCCCTCTTCATCTAATCTCTCACCTCTTCCACTTCTCATCTTCCCTTTCGATTCATCGGACGTTAAAACCGTCTTCACCACCAACGGCGGCGCTTCGTAAATACTCCCGACCGAAAAGCAAAACTTGGCTAAGAATTCCAAGTCAACCTACAAAAGGCAAAAGCTTCAAATTAACCTCCAATGGAATTTTAAGGCCTTCAACAACAAGCATAGCTAATCTTGCCGGATTCTTGATCGATATTCCCTTGAAACAATTGAGGAACAATGTGGATTTTCAAAAAAGGTGGCAATGGCAATCCAAGGAACTTAGTTGTTGAGCTTGTCAATGGTGGAATATACAGTGTTTTAACGTCGAAACTAACCGAAAGTTCATCGCTATCAGCAACCTTAGAACCGGTTCCAGTCCCTGTACCACCTTGTGCGTTGTATTCAAAATCTGGGTATCTAGAAATCCCAAGCTTACAAGCTCCTAATGTCTTGAAGCTAACACTGTAGACATCATTGGTCTTTGACAGTGGCAACTTGGTGGAAACAGGTTCACCTTTGTTTGGTGCATAAGAAGAGAAAGCAATAGCTTTAGTTCTAAAACATGGTGGTGTTGTTCTTACAGGGATTTGGTATAAGATTGGTGGTTCTAAGGAGATGAATTTGCACCCCATTTTGTGTTGGGAATGGAAAAGCTTGGTCAAGTTTTTGAGTTCTAGAAAGTGAAAAAGATGAGCTGAACATATCAAAAAATTTGAGGCTGCCATTTGTTGGTGTATTGGGACCTCATGTTTGTTGCATTACAGAAAAATCATCGTGTATGGTGATATTGGCTCTGAATTGAAATGTTTACCAATGGGAACATGAAGAATTAAGTTTAGGACAATTACGTGTAGAATTTGACTCATCCAAAGTGTCGAAAAAGGTAAAGTTAAAGGGTAAAAGATGAATCATTAATTATTGgagataaaaaatttattttattattgtactaacatataatttcaaaaaaaatttaagggacGAAAGTAAAGAGGATAAAGGCCATTGCCTGCCCCTCTTTGCCTACGTCCCTGATTATTGTCCTTTTTCTTATTCGGAAATACGTAAATATGTTTAAACTTTCCACCATGACTGCAGCTAGTGGGTGTTGGCCCGCTCTCTTCGGCTTTCCCTTTTCTCACAGTCGTCCTTTCAGACATTTTTTCTCTACCACCCAacttttcgtttttctttttatctCTGTGAGTTCCTTGTCTCTAAACGCCAACAGGGAGTGGGATGGTGCTGGTTCCGGACGAGGCTGAGCTTGGCCTCCTTTGGAGGTCTCACTAGAGCCtctctggttttttttttctttgggtttCAACGGAAAAATAAATAACCACCGCCAGTCTAACAGCAGCCTATTGCGTCCTCTTCGGCCTCACCCACCGGTTGTGGGTCGAGAATTGACTTTGATAGGCAATACTGAACCAACCATGCTTGTTCCTGTTCCATCTGTTTTTGACCTTAGAACCGCTAGCCTTGGAGGCTTTCACTTGTCTTGTACCGGGATTAAACCTGATCTGCTTGTAATTTCTTTCTtatgaaatgaaattaatgttaaaaaataattaaagatttaaCAAATAGGAATTAGAAAACATAACAGGCATAATATTACAGTTACTGTTTACTTATACAGTGCCAAAATCTGAAACATGGAAAAAACTTTATACACGAATCAAAACCCCAGCAACCACAACTTGTTACTCTCTTCCTACCTATTGGATCTAACATGTTAATAAAAGCTAGAAGCAGCAATCCAACTGACACTAAAGCTGGTGCTACGCACCGGGACGTGGAAATACAGACTTGAAACACCACATGATACAAGAACTAGCTTACATGGAAAATGCAGTTTATCCGAATGTTAACCTCCGTTGGGACTATCTTGACTCATACTGACACAGCTCAACACACGAGAGATGACCTAAGGGATGTGGCAGTTGGGAGATTTGTGCATGATGCCCATCGGATAACTGATTCAGACACGATAAAATCAAGTTGTTCTCGCTCACCGTGACCGATGGTGCGGTTTCTCTTGCTGTGGAAGGCCAATAACTTGGAACCGTTCATTCCTCCTGTCCTTCCGAATTCAGCTGTCTTGGTCTCCTTTTCTCTTGCCTCAGGTCCACAGGAAAGTGAAGAATCCGGTAGCACGAGCAGTTTATCCAACCCTGTATCTGTAAGGCGGTGCAAGACATAAATTCAGATACTACATGAATGAGAACGAATCTTAAAGATTTGTTAAGATGATTAATGCAAATTACCTCCAGCAAATCGCTCAACCAGGGCAATGTTCTCTTGTTCTGCAACGGAGCTAGGACTGAAGAATGCAAAGCTTGGCATTGATGGAACAGCAGAAGAAAATTCTAAGGTTTCAGAATTACCACCGTGGAAAGAAAATCCACCCAAAGCAAAGCAAGTTGTAGATGGCTCCaccaaggaagaagaaaatgaggtTCTGCATGTTAACGAGGGTGATTGAACGTCATAAATGATTGGCGATCCAGCACCAAAGCTGATATCCTGATCCCGGGACAACGAAAATGAGCCACTATGAAACTCCAACTCTCCATGACTTTGGTATACAAACTCACTTGATTCTTCATGGCAAGATTCATCGTACTTCATCCATAAATGATCtgaaaaaataatgatttgaCTTTAAGCTTTACGAGAATTATTTCAATTTACGAAAGCCATTAActaagaattaccaggtttggcCCAGTTGCTCAGTCCCCAGTTTTAGGGAGTCGATCCCACGGGACCCTGTTTGAGGGGTTTCCCTTATAATCAcagcataataataataaagaagcTACTGAAATTCCAAAACCTATGGCTATGGTAAGAATGCAATCCCAACACGAATAGCATTGTGAAACTATAAAAGTCCATTAATGCATCAGCCAGTAAGGGACATATTCGAACAGTCTTCGGGACATGCTCATGATAGTTGGTATCATAAAGCGAGTTAATTACAGTTATTGTCAGCTTACACAGGGAGAGAATTAGCAAATTACGAGATTGGTCTTTCCTTGTAACTACTTCAATTTACTTTAATAGCGACAAAAGATAATGATTTTATGcttcaataaatttaaaacaagtgTTTTTGCAGAGGTTCCAACGTACCTAAAACCTGCAGTGCGGTGAACCTTTGAGAGGGATCCGTATTGAGCATTCCCCTGACTAAATTCTTTGCAGAATCAGAAATCCGATCCCAAGGATCTGAAGGGAACTGCAAATCAGCTGCCCTCACAGCATCAAATATCCTCGACTTAGTCTTACCCCAAAATGGTGGTGTCCCGCTAAGAAGTATGTATAGAATCACCCCAGCACTCCAAATATCAGCAGCCTGATTATATCCCCCAGCCAAAACTTCGGGTGCTATGTAAAACGGACTGCCAACCGTCCCGTGCAAACACTTCCCTGTTGGTAACAAATACCAAACTAGTTAAAAACATAAGAATCTCAAAATTTTTGAGGAAGCAAACAAGCACTGTGACAAAAATGTATAACTCTACCAGGCTCGATATATGTTGCAAGACCGAAATCTGCTAGTTTGATTGGCGATGATGAGGATTTTGTAGCTAAGAGGATATTCTCTGGCTTTAAATCTCGATGTACAATCCCGATTTCATGACAATATAGAACCACTTGCATTAAATGCCTGAAGAGAACTCTAGCATCTGCCTCATAAAAACGACCATACTTCTCTAACCGGTGGAAAAGCTCCCCTCCTGCACAAAGCTCCATAACCAAATGAACATAGTCTTCGTCTTCATAAACAGCCTTGAGATCTACAACATTTGGATGCCCGGATAACCTAGTCATTATTTCGATTTCGAGCTTGACACTCCGTGCATCATCAGAGGTTACCAATCTATCTTTAGATATTGATTTGCATGCCAACACTTCTCTCGTCAACTTATCCGAGCACAACCTAATAACACCAAATTGACCCCAACCCAATTGCTCTCCAAGAATGTATCGATCTTTCAAATTTGCAGTTTGGCCAGTCTCCAATATCGTTTCACTCAAGCTTGCAACTTTGTAGCAATTACATGGCTGCTTTGATGTTTCATTGAAGCTGCTGCTCTTGGCAACAGCCATAACACTTTGAAAAATGTCCAAGTCCAACCGATCAAAAATGGTTTTAGGTTTTTGCCTTTTGGCAGTTTGTAACAACTTAGAAATCTCCCCAAAAAACCCAGTTTGTCAAATTTTAATGTCAAAGTTTTGATATATATATCTCTCCGTTCACATAGCTCTTATCAAATCCAAATTTGAGATCCAGACCCTTCAAACATAAGACTTTCATGGGTAGTTGTTGAACTTTGACAGCAACACTCACCTCGAAGATCACGATATCCGAAATCATGACAAGATGATACTAAGGTGTGAACAGTAACCCCAAAACATCATAATCTTAAAAGCACATCAAAGGATTCATCTTAGTCCTCTTAGATTGCCTGGATCTGTAAAATAATTAGCAATTATCAGATATTAATCAAGCAAATCATTCTTTGTGAACTATATTGGAAACTATAATACCATGAGAGTCCAATTATAGAAAAACCCTACATTATTTTATTAGCTGAACAAACTTTAATCCAAGctcaaaaaaggaaaaacaaaaacgaTTCACATTCTAAACATCAAATAAGGAAAGAAACAAATTTTATCATATACCCAAAAACCTCAACAAAACAAAACGATCACCCATTGAAAACCCTAATCACATAATCAGCTCAAAAAAGCATCAATAACCCATCAtctaaaaaacacaaaaaaaaaacaaaaattatagtTCAACAAAACCCATAAAAAATCTACCTCAAAACAAGCCATCACCAGATCCAAAATCACACCtttccacacacacacacacaaaggAACCCAGTTTTCAAATTCAACCATCAAACCCCAAAATCATATACAAAGAGAAACAAACCTGGGTAAAGAGCACCACAAAAGAAGAAGTCCGTTGGAGCAGTGATAGAAAGCTCTCCCCCGAAACAGACCTCTGTCTTTCTCTCTGCGGGCTCTTCTTCTTTTTGGTCTATCtttttgtaagttttttttttttgcagaaatttatatattttttaaatgaagaGGCTTTGGCTTTGAGTTTTGAGAATGTAGCTGTTGTGTTTaccttttcatattattattttttcttaatttgtccTTTGTTTGGGGGTTCTGTTTTTTGAAATGGAAAGATGAGTATCTCCTCGGACTCCACGCTTTAGTTTAAATtcagtttaattataaaatttttggatAAACCGCAACcaatatcactaaattatttataaacttATGTTTTCGCCactcaacttcacaaaatggttattgaactattcgaaagttttcatttaagtcacccTGCTATTAAAATCGCTACTTTATGATCTTTTCTGTTCACAACACCTATACCAAATTAAAAgctttcttttcactttttttctacagtttaaattttttatgaaacaaaTTTAAATGTCACAAATTTAGGactaaaatccaaacaactttcttcttcaaTCTCTGATACTAACAGTCAGATCGACTTAGATCTAAGGTATATTTTTCTACTTGTTGAtgtatattgatcaaccatactAATTATTGCTTAGAGCTCgctaatcaaattatttttagaaaaaaacttaatagtctagggacttaaataattttttaaaaataatttagtgatttaagcgaaaacttttaaatagtttagtgatcaatttattttttttaaaattaagtgattaaaacataaatttattaatgatTTAGTCACCTTAATGTAATTTACTTTTTTCTTCTACTAATCATGTCACACTAATAGACCAGGTCATCAAGTTTGGATCGGACCCTATTATAACACGGGTTTTGAGAAAAACAACGATTTCGGGTCGGTGAAAATTCGGGTTTTAACTGCCTATGTTACTCATTGGCTATTCACGTTCTttctttaatacaaaattattggCTTATACCTTACAAAAAGAAAGTATTGCACCTTTTTATAAATTCAAGACGAGATTAAAGTTATggataaaatttggttttaaataaTGGATAAggtttgtttgaaatttttatatctcTAATGGATTTTGAGTTAATTCCAATatccataagagtttaaaatcgACTCAAAATTTGAAGTTCAATGTTTGATTcgaatttaattgaataatttttaaagtttgaagtTAGTtcgatatatatttgaattaattgAACTTATTT from Gossypium hirsutum isolate 1008001.06 chromosome D12, Gossypium_hirsutum_v2.1, whole genome shotgun sequence includes these protein-coding regions:
- the LOC107947278 gene encoding uncharacterized protein isoform X2 encodes the protein MAASNFLICSAHLFHFLELKNLTKLFHSQHKMGCKFISLEPPILYQIPVRTTPPCFRTKAIAFSSYAPNKGEPVSTKLPLSKTNDVYSVSFKTLGACKLGISRYPDFEYNAQGGTGTGTGSKVADSDELSVDLEFLAKFCFSVGSIYEAPPLVVKTVLTSDESKGKMRSGRGERLDEEGNCKLVGVAFVEPIDDVFMNTFLSLPTECLAKLNAVITLSKSS
- the LOC107947278 gene encoding uncharacterized protein isoform X1, with protein sequence MAASNFLICSAHLFHFLELKNLTKLFHSQHKMGCKFISLEPPILYQIPVRTTPPCFRTKAIAFSSYAPNKGEPVSTKLPLSKTNDVYSVSFKTLGACKLGISRYPDFEYNAQGGTGTGTGSKVADSDELSVSFDVKTLYIPPLTSSTTKFLGLPLPPFLKIHIVPQLFQGNIDQESGKVDLEFLAKFCFSVGSIYEAPPLVVKTVLTSDESKGKMRSGRGERLDEEGNCKLVGVAFVEPIDDVFMNTFLSLPTECLAKLNAVITLSKSS
- the LOC121224411 gene encoding post-GPI attachment to proteins factor 3, translated to MNQMAPCRLILLIFVLSFLVSSLNASEGDADPIYKACLEECEKSGCVGEKCFQHCKFSSDGKPIDGPWYLQEPLYQKWKQWDCRTDCQYHCMITREEQREKLGNKPIKYHGKWPFQRVYGIQEPVAVAFSALSLAVQFHGWLSFFILINYKLPLRPDKKTYYEYTCLWHIYAILAMNFWFWSAIFHSRDVELTEKLDYSSAVALVGYSLILAILRVFDLRDEASRVMVAAPLVAFVTTHILYLNFYKLDYGLNMKVCMAMGVAQLLIWGIWAGITSHPSRWKVWLFVVWGSLVVFLEILDFPPYKGFVDAHALWHAVSIPLTYFCWSFVQDDAEFRTSTLLKKIK
- the LOC121224412 gene encoding calcium-dependent protein kinase 26 is translated as MAVAKSSSFNETSKQPCNCYKVASLSETILETGQTANLKDRYILGEQLGWGQFGVIRLCSDKLTREVLACKSISKDRLVTSDDARSVKLEIEIMTRLSGHPNVVDLKAVYEDEDYVHLVMELCAGGELFHRLEKYGRFYEADARVLFRHLMQVVLYCHEIGIVHRDLKPENILLATKSSSSPIKLADFGLATYIEPGKCLHGTVGSPFYIAPEVLAGGYNQAADIWSAGVILYILLSGTPPFWGKTKSRIFDAVRAADLQFPSDPWDRISDSAKNLVRGMLNTDPSQRFTALQVLDHLWMKYDESCHEESSEFVYQSHGELEFHSGSFSLSRDQDISFGAGSPIIYDVQSPSLTCRTSFSSSLVEPSTTCFALGGFSFHGGNSETLEFSSAVPSMPSFAFFSPSSVAEQENIALVERFAGDTGLDKLLVLPDSSLSCGPEAREKETKTAEFGRTGGMNGSKLLAFHSKRNRTIGHGEREQLDFIVSESVIRWASCTNLPTATSLRSSLVC